In one Zobellia galactanivorans genomic region, the following are encoded:
- a CDS encoding LemA family protein, producing MKKGLIALIVLGVIAVALYGWGVSFNNTAIELKEASTKTWANVESAYQRRNDLIGNLVKTVQGAADFERGTLKDVIEARSKATSISIDPSNISPEQLAEFNKVQGGLSGALKSLLVTVERYPDLKANKNFLELQSQLEGTENRINVARDRFNASVEPYNLHIKTFPNYILAGLFNFKELSYFQSEAGAEKAPDTSFDFK from the coding sequence ATGAAAAAAGGATTAATAGCACTTATTGTATTGGGCGTTATCGCAGTCGCGCTCTATGGATGGGGCGTAAGTTTCAACAATACAGCCATAGAACTCAAGGAAGCGTCGACCAAAACCTGGGCGAATGTCGAAAGTGCCTATCAACGCAGAAATGACCTTATCGGCAACTTGGTAAAAACGGTACAAGGCGCGGCCGATTTTGAGAGGGGCACATTAAAAGACGTGATCGAAGCCCGGTCAAAAGCCACTTCAATTTCTATAGACCCCAGCAATATCAGCCCAGAACAATTGGCCGAGTTCAACAAGGTGCAAGGAGGCCTAAGCGGGGCACTAAAAAGCCTATTGGTTACCGTAGAACGATATCCTGACCTAAAGGCCAACAAAAACTTTCTGGAACTACAGTCCCAATTGGAAGGTACCGAAAACCGCATCAATGTAGCGCGCGATCGCTTTAATGCTTCGGTCGAGCCCTACAACCTGCACATAAAGACTTTTCCAAATTATATCTTGGCAGGCTTGTTCAATTTTAAAGAGCTTTCTTATTTTCAATCTGAGGCCGGGGCGGAAAAGGCACCTGACACAAGTTTTGATTTCAAATAG
- a CDS encoding TPM domain-containing protein, whose amino-acid sequence MSRVENFLTAEEEQEIVQAIVNAEKNTSGEIRVHLEAHTKIDLLDRAKEVFHLLKMDNTKEENGVLIYVAVNDRKFAIYGDRGIDKVVPKNFWDSTRDTIASHFKNGRFKQGLIEGILKAGKELESHFPWQHGDVNELSNEISKN is encoded by the coding sequence ATGTCTCGAGTAGAAAATTTTTTAACGGCCGAAGAAGAACAAGAAATTGTTCAGGCAATTGTCAATGCCGAAAAAAATACGTCCGGTGAAATACGGGTACATTTAGAGGCACATACAAAAATCGACCTACTCGACCGTGCTAAAGAAGTATTTCATTTACTAAAAATGGACAATACCAAAGAAGAAAATGGAGTACTGATCTATGTGGCCGTAAACGACAGGAAATTTGCTATTTATGGTGATCGCGGCATCGACAAGGTGGTCCCCAAAAATTTCTGGGATTCCACTAGGGACACCATTGCATCGCATTTTAAAAACGGAAGGTTCAAACAAGGCCTTATCGAAGGCATATTGAAAGCCGGAAAGGAGTTGGAAAGTCATTTCCCATGGCAACATGGCGATGTAAATGAGCTGAGCAATGAAATATCTAAAAACTAG
- a CDS encoding TPM domain-containing protein, translated as MKYLKTSLLVLFLFWGLGSFAQLEIPEKPEKETSVYDYIDLLSTSQKKNLEEKLIRYSDSTSTQIVVAIINSTKGEQINYLGAHWLTEWGIGQKGKDNGILIVLAQNDRKISINTGYGVEATLTDAMSRRIIETVIIPHFKQNNYYEGLNSGCDAIFQVLQGEFNEERSFNDGVASPLAPFFPFIIFFIILIILSRRNKGGGDNGGNGGKRNKGLDLWDIIILSNMGRSGGSGGFGGGFGGGGGFSGGFGGGMGGGGGASGGW; from the coding sequence ATGAAATATCTAAAAACTAGTTTACTTGTACTCTTTCTTTTCTGGGGCCTAGGTTCTTTTGCCCAGCTCGAAATTCCCGAAAAACCAGAAAAGGAAACCAGCGTCTATGACTACATTGACCTTTTAAGCACAAGCCAGAAAAAAAACCTGGAAGAAAAGCTCATTCGCTATTCCGATAGCACTTCCACCCAAATCGTAGTCGCCATCATCAATTCTACGAAAGGGGAACAAATCAACTACCTTGGAGCGCATTGGCTCACCGAATGGGGGATTGGCCAAAAGGGAAAAGACAATGGAATATTAATTGTCTTAGCCCAAAATGACCGTAAAATCAGCATTAATACCGGCTATGGCGTCGAGGCCACCTTGACCGATGCGATGTCAAGACGTATTATTGAGACCGTTATTATACCCCATTTTAAGCAAAACAATTATTACGAAGGCCTGAACAGTGGCTGCGATGCCATTTTTCAGGTACTTCAAGGGGAGTTTAACGAAGAGCGCTCATTTAACGATGGTGTGGCATCTCCCCTAGCCCCGTTTTTTCCCTTCATTATCTTTTTCATCATTCTTATCATACTCTCCCGTCGCAACAAAGGTGGCGGCGACAACGGAGGTAACGGCGGTAAACGCAATAAGGGCCTAGACCTTTGGGACATTATCATCTTAAGCAATATGGGCCGCAGCGGAGGCTCAGGAGGCTTCGGAGGAGGCTTTGGCGGTGGCGGTGGTTTCAGCGGTGGCTTCGGTGGCGGCATGGGCGGCGGTGGCGGCGCCTCGGGCGGTTGGTGA